From Chryseobacterium gallinarum, one genomic window encodes:
- a CDS encoding helix-turn-helix domain-containing protein: protein MEHEIVNKETPEMKELISGIREVSKRIREIAQTHRPLFGGEIYLTGREVCERLFVSPRTLQDYRDKGIIPYTQIAGKILYKLSDINRLLQENYRR from the coding sequence ATGGAACACGAAATCGTAAACAAAGAAACACCCGAGATGAAAGAACTCATCTCAGGCATTAGGGAAGTAAGTAAACGTATTCGGGAAATTGCCCAAACGCACCGTCCGCTCTTCGGGGGAGAAATCTACCTCACGGGGCGAGAGGTCTGCGAACGCCTTTTCGTCAGTCCTCGCACCTTGCAAGACTATCGGGACAAGGGCATTATTCCCTACACGCAGATTGCAGGGAAAATACTCTACAAACTTTCCGACATCAACCGACTGCTGCAAGAGAATTATAGGAGATAG
- a CDS encoding type 1 glutamine amidotransferase family protein gives MMKQKVLFILLNEYTDWEGAFLSTALHVGVIPGGEIKYEVHTVAPTSDAVRSIGGFRTLPDYSFENMPKDYAALVLIGGNRWTSPEAKLVIPLVQKTLDKGKIVGAICNGASFLCSHGFLNNVKHTGNGLDQLKKWGGSGYTNAENYVEAQAVSDKNIVTANGVGHLEFTREMLLLLKANNPEQIEAWYDFYKNGFVR, from the coding sequence ATGATGAAACAGAAAGTCTTATTTATCTTATTGAATGAATATACCGATTGGGAGGGAGCTTTTCTCTCCACGGCTCTTCACGTGGGTGTGATACCGGGCGGTGAAATAAAATACGAAGTGCATACCGTTGCACCGACATCGGACGCTGTCCGTTCAATTGGAGGTTTCAGAACTTTACCCGATTATTCTTTCGAGAATATGCCGAAAGATTATGCCGCCTTAGTGCTTATCGGTGGCAACCGTTGGACCTCGCCCGAAGCGAAACTTGTCATACCTTTGGTACAGAAGACTTTGGATAAAGGTAAAATTGTCGGGGCAATATGCAATGGTGCTTCATTCCTATGTTCACATGGTTTCTTGAACAACGTAAAACACACAGGCAACGGTCTCGACCAACTCAAAAAATGGGGCGGTTCCGGTTACACTAATGCGGAGAATTATGTGGAAGCACAAGCCGTTAGTGACAAGAATATTGTTACGGCAAATGGTGTAGGGCATTTGGAATTCACTCGTGAGATGCTTCTATTGCTGAAAGCCAACAATCCCGAGCAGATAGAGGCTTGGTACGATTTCTATAAAAATGGTTTCGTGAGATAA
- a CDS encoding tyrosine-type recombinase/integrase, which produces MARHSFGTLTLEAGIPMESIAKMMGHSSIASTQIYAQITDSKISKDMEKLTQKRRG; this is translated from the coding sequence ATGGCACGACATAGCTTCGGCACACTGACTTTAGAGGCAGGTATTCCGATGGAGAGCATTGCCAAAATGATGGGGCATTCCTCTATTGCCAGCACGCAAATCTACGCTCAAATCACGGACAGCAAGATTTCAAAGGATATGGAGAAACTCACACAAAAAAGGAGAGGTTAA
- a CDS encoding site-specific integrase: protein MYRAVSQGTIRFNPFEEVKYEAVERKPRFLSKGEVAKLLAFPLQEEGAELSRRMFLFSVFTGLAFADLQSLRASQIETNSEGKRYIRKARQKTEVESLIPLHPIAEQILALYTKEKSKGDYKVFPDTISKGKLSHLPQNDWFGLWYSPLR, encoded by the coding sequence ATGTACCGAGCTGTCAGCCAAGGGACAATACGCTTCAATCCGTTTGAAGAGGTGAAGTATGAAGCCGTGGAGCGCAAACCTCGTTTCCTGAGCAAGGGCGAGGTGGCAAAGCTCTTGGCATTCCCGTTGCAGGAGGAAGGGGCGGAACTGAGCCGAAGAATGTTTCTTTTCTCTGTCTTTACGGGGTTGGCATTCGCCGACTTGCAGAGCCTCCGAGCTTCGCAAATCGAAACGAACAGCGAGGGGAAGCGATATATCCGCAAGGCAAGACAGAAAACGGAGGTAGAGAGTTTGATACCCCTGCATCCGATAGCGGAGCAGATACTCGCCCTTTACACGAAAGAGAAGAGCAAGGGGGATTACAAGGTATTTCCCGATACGATAAGTAAAGGCAAATTATCCCACTTACCTCAAAACGATTGGTTTGGCTTGTGGTATTCGCCACTCCGCTAA